A genomic segment from Cuculus canorus isolate bCucCan1 chromosome 18, bCucCan1.pri, whole genome shotgun sequence encodes:
- the MILR1 gene encoding allergin-1, which produces MFSLSVLLVSYLQMSQQIQKTTANGKGMLSNPRLVPVPGTLNVVMKQNVTVSCRIDSGSPPVRYTLFKHNQKVATVCSTDLTPGLFKLTISSASDMGEYKCKAEDNSSSAGKYSNSLTFTLLEPISKPLLSSPTSQARKGQNVTLSCLSENGSLPITYIFFKERRNISPPMKIQKREAAVIFLLINSSSDFGTYKCRAENSFRNNTKYSNSFNFTLAEERTHSQPLIICLGLILLLLLIIGLALAIHFFIIPSYKAKKFKSTRIPAGLPLTMNAEDSENYVIYAEIDPVKPEEEYVNFSAMRREDETAEKRAPATVYSKVLIRD; this is translated from the exons atgttttctctctcagtTCTGCTGGTTTCCTACC tCCAAATGTCTCAGCAGATTCAGAAAACTACTGCAAATGGCAAAG gGATGCTGTCGAATCCCAGGCTTGTACCTGTCCCAGGGACGCTGAATGTAGTGATGAAGCAGAACGTGACCGTCTCCTGCCGCATAGACTCTGGGTCTCCACCTGTCAGATACACACTGTTTAAACACAATCAGAAGGTAGCCACTGTATGTAGTACAGACCTGACCCCAGGTTTGTTTAAGCTGACTATCAGCTCTGCCAGTGACATGGGTGAATACAAATGCAAAGCTGAGGATAACAGCTCCAGTGCCGGAAAATACAGCAACAGCCTCACCTTTACCCTTCTAG agcCAATTTCAAAACCACTGCTGAGCTCACCCACCTCTCAAGCAAGGAAAGGCCAGAACGTGACCCTGTCTTGTCTCTCAGAGAACGGCTCTCTTCCTATCACATACatattcttcaaagaaagacGAAACATCTCTCCCCCCATGAAGATACAGAAGAGGGAAGCAGCTGTGATTTTTCTACTTATCAATTCCTCTAGTGACTTTGGAACCTATAAATGCAGAGCTGAAAATAGCTTTCGcaataatacaaaatacagcAATAGTTTCAACTTTACATTGGCAG aaGAGAGAACGCATTCTCAACCTCTGATCATTTGTCTTGGGCTgatcttgctgctgctgctcatcaTAGGACTTGCTCTGGCAATTCATTTTTTCATAATTCCTTCATATAAAGCAA aaaaatttaaatctaCTAGGATCCCAGCTGGCCTTCCTTTAACAATGAATGCCGAAGACTCTGAAAACTATGTCATATACGCAGAGATCG ATCCTGTTAAACCAGAAGAAGAATACGTCAACTTTTCTGCTATGAGAAGAGAAGATGAAACAG CGGAGAAGAGGGCACCTGCTACAGTCTATTCAAAGGTCCTCATCAGAGACTGA
- the POLG2 gene encoding DNA polymerase subunit gamma-2, mitochondrial isoform X2 — MAAAKMAPRCPRLTPAPRRPFSAVAAAPGAELLLELCKRRRFLRDGPERWRRVLGGDHPGFGPLGAALRGNLTGQWWDWAHREQVLAVDAPLRAPGGLRDSLLPGVLAQYVSCLDLVSRRLPCGLAQVGVCFHTLPEDEPQNNNLERIGERTTSLLAWFSPPRTAGQWLDYWLRQRLQWWRKFAVGPSNFSSSDFQDEEGRKGFNLHYAFPWGTETIETLTNLGDTELLQTYPGDSSQLLGRDGRKNVIPHVLSMTANLDGGVLAYLFDSLQLADNPLTKKKNSQRKVLKLHPCLAPLKVALDVGKGPTTELRQVCQGLFNELSENRISVWPGYLETTQVSLEQLYTKYDEMSVLFTILITDATLENGVVQLRSRDTTMKEMMHISRLKDFLTKSAD, encoded by the exons ATGGCGGCGGCCAAGATGGCTCCGCGCTGCCCCCGCCTCACACCGGCCCCTCGCCGCCCGTTCTCGGCGGTGGCGGCGGCCCCCGGGgcggagctgctgctggagctctgcAAGCGGCGCCGCTTTTTGCGCGACGGCCCCGAACGGTGGCGGCGCGTCCTCGGCGGGGACCACCCGGGCTTCGGGCCGCTGGGCGCCGCGCTGCGCGGCAACCTGACGGGGCAGTGGTGGGACTGGGCTCACCGGGAGCAGGTGCTCGCCGTGGATGCCCCGCTCCGAGCCCCGGGAGGGCTTCGGGACAGCCTCCTCCCCG GTGTCCTGGCACAGTACGTCAGCTGCTTAGACCTGGTGAGCAGACGACTGCCTTGCGGCCTCGCGCAGGTTGGGGTTTGCTTTCACACTCTTCCGGAAGATGAACCACAAAACAATAACCTTGAAAG AATAGGCGAAAGGACCACGTCTTTGCTTGCATGGTTTAGTCCTCCCAGAACTGCAGGACAGTGGCTCGATTATTGGTTACGCCAGAGACTCCAGTGGTGGAGAAAG TTCGCAGTAGGCCCATCTAACTTCAGCAGCAGTGACTTTCAggatgaagaaggaagaaaaggatttaatttACATTACGCATTTCCCTGGGGAACAGAAACGATAGAAACGTTGACAAACCTTGGTGACACCGAGCTGTTACAGACGTATCCAGGGGACAGCTCACAGCTACTC ggcCGAGATGGGAGGAAGAACGTTATTCCTCATGTTCTGTCTATGACTGCAAATCTGGACGGAGGAGTGTTAGCGTACCTCTTTGATTCTCTACAGCTGGCTGATAATCCTCTAacgaaaaagaaaaattcacagAGAAAG GTGCTTAAGCTTCATCCTTGTTTAGCACCCCTTAAAGTGGCCTTGGATGTAGGAAAAGGTCCAACAACAGAGCTGAGACAG gttTGTCAAGGATTGTTCAATGAACTGTCAGAAAATAGAATTTCTGTGTGGCCGGGTTATCTTGAAACCACGCAGGTATCTCTGGAGCAGCTTTATACAAA GTACGATGAGATGAGTGTTCTCTTCACGATCCTGATAACTGATGCCACTCTGGAGAATGGAGTGGTCCAGCTGAGAAGCAGAGACACCACCATGAAGGAAATGATGCACATCTCTAGGCTGAAGGACTTTTTAACTAA GTCAGCTGACTAA
- the POLG2 gene encoding DNA polymerase subunit gamma-2, mitochondrial isoform X1 encodes MAAAKMAPRCPRLTPAPRRPFSAVAAAPGAELLLELCKRRRFLRDGPERWRRVLGGDHPGFGPLGAALRGNLTGQWWDWAHREQVLAVDAPLRAPGGLRDSLLPGVLAQYVSCLDLVSRRLPCGLAQVGVCFHTLPEDEPQNNNLERIGERTTSLLAWFSPPRTAGQWLDYWLRQRLQWWRKFAVGPSNFSSSDFQDEEGRKGFNLHYAFPWGTETIETLTNLGDTELLQTYPGDSSQLLGRDGRKNVIPHVLSMTANLDGGVLAYLFDSLQLADNPLTKKKNSQRKVLKLHPCLAPLKVALDVGKGPTTELRQVCQGLFNELSENRISVWPGYLETTQVSLEQLYTKYDEMSVLFTILITDATLENGVVQLRSRDTTMKEMMHISRLKDFLTKYVTSAKNM; translated from the exons ATGGCGGCGGCCAAGATGGCTCCGCGCTGCCCCCGCCTCACACCGGCCCCTCGCCGCCCGTTCTCGGCGGTGGCGGCGGCCCCCGGGgcggagctgctgctggagctctgcAAGCGGCGCCGCTTTTTGCGCGACGGCCCCGAACGGTGGCGGCGCGTCCTCGGCGGGGACCACCCGGGCTTCGGGCCGCTGGGCGCCGCGCTGCGCGGCAACCTGACGGGGCAGTGGTGGGACTGGGCTCACCGGGAGCAGGTGCTCGCCGTGGATGCCCCGCTCCGAGCCCCGGGAGGGCTTCGGGACAGCCTCCTCCCCG GTGTCCTGGCACAGTACGTCAGCTGCTTAGACCTGGTGAGCAGACGACTGCCTTGCGGCCTCGCGCAGGTTGGGGTTTGCTTTCACACTCTTCCGGAAGATGAACCACAAAACAATAACCTTGAAAG AATAGGCGAAAGGACCACGTCTTTGCTTGCATGGTTTAGTCCTCCCAGAACTGCAGGACAGTGGCTCGATTATTGGTTACGCCAGAGACTCCAGTGGTGGAGAAAG TTCGCAGTAGGCCCATCTAACTTCAGCAGCAGTGACTTTCAggatgaagaaggaagaaaaggatttaatttACATTACGCATTTCCCTGGGGAACAGAAACGATAGAAACGTTGACAAACCTTGGTGACACCGAGCTGTTACAGACGTATCCAGGGGACAGCTCACAGCTACTC ggcCGAGATGGGAGGAAGAACGTTATTCCTCATGTTCTGTCTATGACTGCAAATCTGGACGGAGGAGTGTTAGCGTACCTCTTTGATTCTCTACAGCTGGCTGATAATCCTCTAacgaaaaagaaaaattcacagAGAAAG GTGCTTAAGCTTCATCCTTGTTTAGCACCCCTTAAAGTGGCCTTGGATGTAGGAAAAGGTCCAACAACAGAGCTGAGACAG gttTGTCAAGGATTGTTCAATGAACTGTCAGAAAATAGAATTTCTGTGTGGCCGGGTTATCTTGAAACCACGCAGGTATCTCTGGAGCAGCTTTATACAAA GTACGATGAGATGAGTGTTCTCTTCACGATCCTGATAACTGATGCCACTCTGGAGAATGGAGTGGTCCAGCTGAGAAGCAGAGACACCACCATGAAGGAAATGATGCACATCTCTAGGCTGAAGGACTTTTTAACTAAGTATGTAACATCAGCCAAAAATATGTAA
- the DDX5 gene encoding probable ATP-dependent RNA helicase DDX5 isoform X2: MPGFGAPRFGGSRGGLLSGKKFGNPGEKLTKKKWNLDELPKFEKNFYQEHPDVARRTVQEVEQYRASKEVTVRGHNCPKPIINFYEANFPANVMEVIQRQNFTEPTAIQAQGWPVALSGLDMVGVAQTGSGKTLSYLLPAIVHINHQPFLERGDGPICLVLAPTRELAQQVQQVAAEYSRACRLKSTCIYGGAPKGPQIRDLERGVEICIATPGRLIDFLEAGKTNLRRCTYLVLDEADRMLDMGFEPQIRKIVDQIRPDRQTLMWSATWPKEVRQLAEDFLKEYVHINIGALELSANHNILQIVDVCHDVEKDDKLIRLMEEIMSEKENKTIVFVETKRRCDDLTRKMRRDGWPAMGIHGDKSQQERDWVLNEFKHGKAPILIATDVASRGLDVEDVKFVINYDYPNSSEDYIHRIGRTARSTKTGTAYTFFTPNNIKQVNDLISVLREANQAINPKLLQLIEDRGSGRSRGDRRDRYSAGKRGGFSSFRERENFERTYGALGKRDFGAKTQNGAFTAQSFSNGTPFGNGFAAAGMQAGFRAGNPAGAYQNGYDQQYGSNIANMHNGMNQQQYAYPATGAAPMIGYPMPTSYSQ; encoded by the exons ATGCCAGG GTTCGGAGCTCCCCGTTTTGGAGGAAGTAGAGGAGGACTTCTCTCTGGGAAGAAATTTGGGAACCCTGGGGAAAAacttacaaaaaagaaatggaatttagATGAGCTGCCCAAATTTGAGAAGAACTTCTATCAAGAACACCCTGATGTAGCTAGACGTACTGTG CAAGAAGTTGAACAGTACAGAGCAAGCAAAGAAGTCACAGTTAGGGGCCATAACTGTCCAAAACCGATTATAAACTTCTATGAAGCTAACTTTCCTG CAAATGTTATGGAAGTAATTCAGAGGCAGAACTTCACTGAACCAACTGCTATTCAAGCACAAGGTTGGCCTGTTGCGTTGAGTGGATTGGATATGGTTGGAGTGGCCCAGACTGGATCAGGGAAAACACTGTCG TACTTGTTGCCGGCTATTGTGCATATAAATCATCAGCCATTCCTGGAGCGTGGAGATGGACCTATT TGTCTTGTGCTGGCACCAACTCGTGAACTGGCTCAGCAAGTGCAGCAGGTAGCTGCTGAATATAGCAGAGCATGTCGTTTGAAGTCTACGTGTATTTATGGAGGTGCTCCAAAGGGACCACAGATTCGTGACTTGGAAAGAG GTGTGGAAATCTGCATTGCAACACCTGGAAGGCTTATAGACTTCTTGGAAGCTGGGAAGACCAATCTCAGGAGGTGTACTTACCTTGTCCTGGATGAAGCTGATAGGATGCTTGACATGGGATTTGAACCTCAGATCAGAAAAATTGTGGATCAGATAAGA cctgacaGGCAGACTCTGATGTGGAGTGCCACATGGCCAAAGGAGGTGAGGCAGCTGGCTGAAGACTTTTTAAAGGAGTATGTACACATCAACATCGGTGCATTAGAACTAAGTGCAAACCACAACATTCTTCAGATTGTGGATGTGTGCCATGATGTGGAGAAAGATGACAA GCTTATTCGCTTGATGGAAGAAATTATGAGTGAGAAGGAGAATAAAACCATTGTTTTTGTGGAAACCAAAAGACGATGTGATGACCTTACCAGAAAAATGAGGAGAGATGG GTGGCCAGCAATGGGCATTCATGGGGACAAAAGTCAGCAGGAACGGGACTGGGTTCTAAATG AATTCAAACATGGAAAAGCACCAATCCTGATTGCTACAGATGTTGCATCCAGAGGTCTAG ATGTGGAAGATGTGAAATTTGTCATCAATTATGACTACCCTAACTCCTCAGAGGACTATATCCACCGAATTGGACGAACTGCCCGCAGTACCAAAACAGGCACAGCATACACATTCTTTACTCCTAACAATATTAAGCAAGTAAATGACCTCATCTCTGTGCTTCGGGAGGCTAATCAAGCCATCAACCCCAAATTGCTTCAGTTGATTGAAGACAGAGGTTCAG GTCGTTCCCGAGGCGATCGACGTGACAGATATTCTGCGGGCAAAAGGGGTGGATTTAGTAGTTTTAGAGAGAGGGAGAACTTTGAGAGAACCTATGGTGCACTAGGAAAGAGAGACTTTGGAGCAAAAACCCAAAATGGGGCCTTCACCGCCCAGAGTTTCAGCAATGGAACTCCTTTTGGCAATGGTTTTGCAGCTGCAGGCATGCAGGCTGGTTTCAGGGCTGGTAACCCTGCGGGGGCTTACCAGAACGGCTACGACCAGCAGTACGGCAGTAACATTGCCAATATGCACAATGGCATGAACCAGCAGCAGTACGCATACCCCGCCACCGGCGCTGCTCCTATGATAGGTTACCCAATGCCGACAAGCTATTCTCAATAA
- the DDX5 gene encoding probable ATP-dependent RNA helicase DDX5 isoform X1 has translation MPGYSSERDRGFGAPRFGGSRGGLLSGKKFGNPGEKLTKKKWNLDELPKFEKNFYQEHPDVARRTVQEVEQYRASKEVTVRGHNCPKPIINFYEANFPANVMEVIQRQNFTEPTAIQAQGWPVALSGLDMVGVAQTGSGKTLSYLLPAIVHINHQPFLERGDGPICLVLAPTRELAQQVQQVAAEYSRACRLKSTCIYGGAPKGPQIRDLERGVEICIATPGRLIDFLEAGKTNLRRCTYLVLDEADRMLDMGFEPQIRKIVDQIRPDRQTLMWSATWPKEVRQLAEDFLKEYVHINIGALELSANHNILQIVDVCHDVEKDDKLIRLMEEIMSEKENKTIVFVETKRRCDDLTRKMRRDGWPAMGIHGDKSQQERDWVLNEFKHGKAPILIATDVASRGLDVEDVKFVINYDYPNSSEDYIHRIGRTARSTKTGTAYTFFTPNNIKQVNDLISVLREANQAINPKLLQLIEDRGSGRSRGDRRDRYSAGKRGGFSSFRERENFERTYGALGKRDFGAKTQNGAFTAQSFSNGTPFGNGFAAAGMQAGFRAGNPAGAYQNGYDQQYGSNIANMHNGMNQQQYAYPATGAAPMIGYPMPTSYSQ, from the exons ATGCCAGGGTATTCCAGCGAAAGGGATAGAGG GTTCGGAGCTCCCCGTTTTGGAGGAAGTAGAGGAGGACTTCTCTCTGGGAAGAAATTTGGGAACCCTGGGGAAAAacttacaaaaaagaaatggaatttagATGAGCTGCCCAAATTTGAGAAGAACTTCTATCAAGAACACCCTGATGTAGCTAGACGTACTGTG CAAGAAGTTGAACAGTACAGAGCAAGCAAAGAAGTCACAGTTAGGGGCCATAACTGTCCAAAACCGATTATAAACTTCTATGAAGCTAACTTTCCTG CAAATGTTATGGAAGTAATTCAGAGGCAGAACTTCACTGAACCAACTGCTATTCAAGCACAAGGTTGGCCTGTTGCGTTGAGTGGATTGGATATGGTTGGAGTGGCCCAGACTGGATCAGGGAAAACACTGTCG TACTTGTTGCCGGCTATTGTGCATATAAATCATCAGCCATTCCTGGAGCGTGGAGATGGACCTATT TGTCTTGTGCTGGCACCAACTCGTGAACTGGCTCAGCAAGTGCAGCAGGTAGCTGCTGAATATAGCAGAGCATGTCGTTTGAAGTCTACGTGTATTTATGGAGGTGCTCCAAAGGGACCACAGATTCGTGACTTGGAAAGAG GTGTGGAAATCTGCATTGCAACACCTGGAAGGCTTATAGACTTCTTGGAAGCTGGGAAGACCAATCTCAGGAGGTGTACTTACCTTGTCCTGGATGAAGCTGATAGGATGCTTGACATGGGATTTGAACCTCAGATCAGAAAAATTGTGGATCAGATAAGA cctgacaGGCAGACTCTGATGTGGAGTGCCACATGGCCAAAGGAGGTGAGGCAGCTGGCTGAAGACTTTTTAAAGGAGTATGTACACATCAACATCGGTGCATTAGAACTAAGTGCAAACCACAACATTCTTCAGATTGTGGATGTGTGCCATGATGTGGAGAAAGATGACAA GCTTATTCGCTTGATGGAAGAAATTATGAGTGAGAAGGAGAATAAAACCATTGTTTTTGTGGAAACCAAAAGACGATGTGATGACCTTACCAGAAAAATGAGGAGAGATGG GTGGCCAGCAATGGGCATTCATGGGGACAAAAGTCAGCAGGAACGGGACTGGGTTCTAAATG AATTCAAACATGGAAAAGCACCAATCCTGATTGCTACAGATGTTGCATCCAGAGGTCTAG ATGTGGAAGATGTGAAATTTGTCATCAATTATGACTACCCTAACTCCTCAGAGGACTATATCCACCGAATTGGACGAACTGCCCGCAGTACCAAAACAGGCACAGCATACACATTCTTTACTCCTAACAATATTAAGCAAGTAAATGACCTCATCTCTGTGCTTCGGGAGGCTAATCAAGCCATCAACCCCAAATTGCTTCAGTTGATTGAAGACAGAGGTTCAG GTCGTTCCCGAGGCGATCGACGTGACAGATATTCTGCGGGCAAAAGGGGTGGATTTAGTAGTTTTAGAGAGAGGGAGAACTTTGAGAGAACCTATGGTGCACTAGGAAAGAGAGACTTTGGAGCAAAAACCCAAAATGGGGCCTTCACCGCCCAGAGTTTCAGCAATGGAACTCCTTTTGGCAATGGTTTTGCAGCTGCAGGCATGCAGGCTGGTTTCAGGGCTGGTAACCCTGCGGGGGCTTACCAGAACGGCTACGACCAGCAGTACGGCAGTAACATTGCCAATATGCACAATGGCATGAACCAGCAGCAGTACGCATACCCCGCCACCGGCGCTGCTCCTATGATAGGTTACCCAATGCCGACAAGCTATTCTCAATAA